The following proteins are encoded in a genomic region of Flammeovirga pectinis:
- a CDS encoding glutamine--tRNA ligase/YqeY domain fusion protein → MEEKNIEKRMDFIREKITEEVKSDKNGGKLLFRFPPEPNGYLHIGHAKSICLNFGLSQEFENAGTNLRFDDTNPTKEDQEYVDAIKEDIEWLGFNWVGEPKFTSDYFDQLYAWAVQLIKEGKAYVDDQDANTIASQKGTPTTPGTNSPFRERSIEESLELFEGMKEGKFDEGTRVLRAKIDMANANMHLRDPFLYRIIKKAHHRTGTTWSIYPMYDWAHGQSDYIEGITNSLCTTEFEVHRPLYNWFLDQVADKDKVRPEQTEFSRLNLNYTVMSKRKLLQLVEEGVVNGWDDPRMPTVSGLRRRGYTPTSIRNFAETVGITKRDNVIDVSLLEFAVRQDLNKTAPRVMAVLDPIKLVIDNYEEGAEEWLEAENNPEDENSGSRKVPFSKVLYIEKDDFKEEANRKFFRLTLGKEVRLKNAYIIKGESCVKDEDGNITEIHCTYDPLSRSGSGTEESKRKVKGTLHWVSAAHAVDAKVNLYDRLFSDEAPDADKEKDFKEFLNPNSLEMIEGCKVEPSLLDNTAGDNFQFQRLGYFILDKESTPENMIFNKTVGLKDSWAKKK, encoded by the coding sequence ATGGAAGAGAAAAATATAGAAAAAAGAATGGATTTTATTCGTGAGAAAATCACTGAAGAAGTAAAATCTGACAAAAATGGCGGTAAACTATTATTCCGTTTCCCACCAGAACCAAATGGTTATTTACATATTGGTCATGCAAAATCAATTTGCTTGAACTTTGGGTTATCACAAGAATTTGAAAATGCAGGTACTAACCTTCGTTTTGATGATACTAACCCTACAAAGGAAGATCAAGAATATGTAGATGCAATTAAAGAAGACATTGAATGGTTAGGATTTAATTGGGTTGGTGAACCTAAATTTACTTCCGATTATTTTGATCAATTGTATGCTTGGGCTGTACAACTTATTAAAGAAGGTAAAGCTTATGTAGACGATCAAGATGCTAACACTATTGCTTCTCAAAAAGGAACTCCAACAACTCCTGGTACAAATTCCCCTTTTAGAGAACGTTCTATTGAGGAGAGTCTAGAGTTGTTCGAAGGAATGAAAGAGGGGAAATTTGATGAAGGTACCCGTGTATTAAGAGCCAAAATTGATATGGCGAATGCAAACATGCACCTTCGTGACCCTTTCTTATACAGAATTATAAAAAAAGCACACCATAGAACAGGAACTACTTGGAGTATTTATCCAATGTATGATTGGGCACATGGACAATCTGATTATATTGAAGGTATTACAAATTCTTTATGTACAACTGAATTTGAAGTACATAGACCTTTGTACAATTGGTTCTTAGATCAAGTTGCTGATAAAGATAAAGTTCGTCCAGAACAAACAGAATTCTCTCGCTTAAACCTTAACTATACAGTTATGTCTAAGCGTAAACTATTACAATTAGTTGAAGAAGGGGTTGTAAACGGATGGGATGATCCACGTATGCCTACTGTTTCTGGATTAAGAAGAAGAGGTTATACTCCTACATCTATCAGAAATTTTGCTGAAACTGTTGGTATAACTAAGCGTGATAATGTAATTGATGTTTCATTATTAGAATTTGCTGTACGTCAGGACCTAAATAAAACAGCTCCTCGTGTAATGGCTGTTCTTGACCCTATCAAATTAGTAATTGATAATTACGAAGAAGGTGCAGAAGAATGGTTAGAAGCAGAAAATAATCCTGAGGATGAAAATTCTGGTTCTCGCAAAGTTCCTTTCTCTAAAGTTTTATATATCGAAAAAGATGACTTTAAAGAAGAAGCAAACCGTAAATTTTTCCGTTTAACGCTTGGTAAAGAGGTTCGTTTAAAAAACGCTTATATTATTAAGGGGGAAAGCTGTGTGAAAGATGAAGATGGAAATATTACAGAAATCCACTGTACATATGATCCTCTTTCTCGTTCTGGCAGTGGTACTGAAGAATCTAAACGTAAAGTTAAAGGTACATTACACTGGGTTTCAGCTGCACATGCAGTAGACGCTAAAGTAAACCTTTATGACCGTTTATTCTCTGATGAAGCTCCTGATGCTGATAAAGAAAAAGATTTTAAAGAATTTTTAAACCCGAACTCATTAGAAATGATTGAAGGTTGTAAAGTTGAACCATCTTTATTAGACAATACAGCTGGAGATAATTTCCAATTCCAACGTTTAGGTTACTTTATCTTAGATAAGGAATCTACTCCTGAAAACATGATTTTTAATAAGACTGTTGGATTGAAAGATTCTTGGGCAAAGAAGAA